Proteins from a single region of Undibacterium sp. KW1:
- the mutS gene encoding DNA mismatch repair protein MutS gives MTAKETQHTPMMQQYLRIKADYPETLVFYRMGDFYELFFGDAEKVSRLLGITLTQRGSSGGEPIKMAGVPFHSLEPYLAKLVKIGESAAICEQIGDPATSKGPVERKVMRVITPGTLTDTDLLPEKSDRPLLSLCMLQQRKTVSIGLAWLSLASGALKLMEVSTDEKSLPQRLQQELERISPAEVLLSAGTLLLDEHYAQLPGKFSELPDWHFDVKQGQKALQDQLGTASLTGFGVENLSAALGAAGALLRYAESTQGRGLKHVNTLNVESEHEFIGLDTATRRNLELTETLRGQESPTLFSLLDHCRTAMGSRLLRHWLHHARRDQAVARARHDAIKALIQADSTDGLATTLKAIPDIERITTRIALQSARPRDLSALRDGLQNLPGLRNYVSLCIADNQTSLLTKVLSDLDTPTECLDLLERGLMLQPATMVRDGGVIATGFDAELDELRALSENAGQFLIDLEVSERERTGIANLRVEYNRVHGFYIEVTNGQSDKVPDNYRRRQTLKNAERYITPELKAFEDKALSAQERALVREKMLYERLLQDLVPQVPLLQRVANAIAQLDTLVSLAEHATKNNWCAPQLVDEPNLHIVQGRHPVVENQIERFIANDCDFSAERKLLLITGPNMGGKSTFMRQVALITLLAYVGSYVPAAEVTIGPIDRIFTRIGAADDLAGGRSTFMVEMTESAAILNGATDHSLVLMDEVGRGTSTFDGLALAWAIAKHLIQVSKSYTLFATHYFELTQLPEVHPSAENVHLSAVEHKENIVFLHAVQAGPASQSYGLQVAQLAGIPQPVIRSARKHLADLEAQSLQSTPQFDLFSSSAGAPEVEVVESAPVNTELMETLDTMDPDSMTPREALAALYELKSLANKA, from the coding sequence ATGACCGCAAAAGAAACACAACACACCCCCATGATGCAGCAATATCTCCGCATCAAGGCAGACTATCCAGAAACCCTTGTGTTTTACCGGATGGGCGATTTTTATGAACTGTTTTTTGGCGATGCCGAAAAAGTTTCGCGTTTGCTGGGCATCACCCTGACCCAGCGCGGCAGTTCTGGCGGCGAACCGATCAAGATGGCGGGCGTGCCCTTCCATTCCCTGGAGCCTTATCTGGCCAAGCTGGTCAAGATAGGTGAATCAGCGGCAATCTGCGAACAGATAGGTGATCCGGCGACCAGCAAGGGGCCGGTAGAGCGCAAAGTCATGCGCGTAATCACCCCGGGCACACTGACTGACACTGATTTGCTGCCAGAAAAATCTGACCGCCCGCTACTGTCGCTGTGCATGCTGCAACAAAGAAAGACCGTCAGCATAGGCCTGGCATGGTTGTCGCTAGCCAGTGGTGCCTTGAAGTTGATGGAAGTATCGACTGACGAAAAATCCCTGCCACAACGGCTACAACAAGAACTGGAACGCATCAGCCCAGCCGAAGTATTGCTGTCTGCTGGCACGCTATTGCTGGATGAGCATTATGCTCAACTCCCGGGCAAATTCTCTGAATTGCCTGACTGGCATTTCGATGTCAAGCAAGGGCAAAAAGCCTTGCAGGATCAATTGGGCACTGCCTCATTGACCGGTTTTGGGGTAGAGAACCTGAGTGCGGCACTGGGCGCCGCTGGTGCATTGCTGCGCTATGCGGAAAGCACGCAAGGCCGTGGCCTGAAGCATGTCAATACGCTCAATGTTGAGAGCGAGCATGAATTCATAGGGCTGGATACCGCGACACGTCGCAATCTGGAGTTGACAGAGACCTTGCGTGGCCAAGAATCGCCCACCCTGTTTTCCTTGCTTGATCATTGCCGCACCGCCATGGGCTCGCGTCTGCTGCGTCACTGGTTACACCATGCACGGCGCGATCAAGCCGTCGCCAGGGCACGTCATGACGCCATCAAGGCACTGATACAGGCAGACTCCACTGATGGCCTGGCTACCACTTTAAAGGCTATCCCCGACATAGAGCGCATCACCACACGCATAGCCCTGCAATCTGCGCGACCACGTGATTTATCTGCACTGCGAGATGGCCTGCAAAACCTGCCCGGCCTGCGCAATTATGTGAGCTTGTGTATCGCCGATAACCAAACCAGTTTGCTGACCAAGGTTTTGTCTGATCTGGACACACCGACAGAATGCTTGGACCTGCTGGAACGTGGCTTGATGCTGCAACCCGCCACCATGGTACGCGATGGTGGCGTGATAGCCACCGGCTTTGATGCAGAGCTCGATGAATTGCGTGCACTGTCAGAGAATGCCGGGCAATTCCTGATAGACCTCGAAGTGTCTGAACGTGAACGCACAGGCATTGCCAATCTGCGTGTTGAATATAACCGTGTGCATGGCTTTTATATTGAAGTCACGAACGGACAAAGCGATAAAGTGCCGGATAATTACCGCCGTCGCCAGACCCTGAAAAATGCTGAGCGCTACATCACACCAGAATTGAAAGCCTTTGAAGACAAGGCATTATCGGCACAAGAACGTGCCCTGGTACGTGAAAAGATGTTGTATGAGCGTCTGCTACAAGATCTGGTGCCGCAAGTGCCTTTGTTGCAAAGAGTGGCAAATGCGATTGCCCAACTCGACACTCTGGTCAGCTTGGCCGAGCATGCGACCAAGAATAACTGGTGCGCACCGCAATTGGTGGATGAACCTAACCTGCATATCGTCCAGGGTCGCCATCCTGTAGTTGAAAACCAGATAGAACGCTTTATCGCCAATGATTGTGATTTTTCTGCCGAGCGTAAATTATTGTTGATCACCGGCCCTAACATGGGTGGTAAATCGACCTTTATGCGTCAGGTTGCCCTGATCACCCTGCTAGCCTACGTTGGCAGTTATGTGCCTGCCGCCGAAGTGACGATAGGTCCGATAGACCGCATTTTCACTCGCATAGGCGCAGCGGATGACCTGGCAGGTGGCCGCTCTACCTTCATGGTGGAAATGACAGAATCAGCAGCCATCCTGAATGGTGCTACTGACCATTCTCTGGTATTGATGGACGAAGTGGGTCGCGGTACATCGACATTTGACGGCTTGGCTTTGGCCTGGGCAATTGCCAAGCATCTGATACAGGTATCCAAGAGCTATACCTTGTTTGCCACGCATTATTTTGAGCTGACGCAATTGCCTGAAGTGCACCCATCGGCAGAAAATGTGCATTTATCTGCGGTTGAGCATAAGGAAAACATCGTTTTCCTGCATGCTGTACAGGCTGGCCCTGCCTCACAAAGCTATGGCTTGCAGGTG